gtGAAAATTGCTTCAAAAACGTTCGGTTATTTTACGTTAGAAAAAGGCGTGATCTGtgcaaaatcatttttgttgTCCAGTTATGGGGCTACATTTTTTGACCCACATAGCAATCAGGTTTTAGTCGGTTTAATCCGATTAGACAGTGTTTGATATAAGTTTATAacataattttagtttttcgtCAACCAGAACTAATTGTCGCTGTCAATTTGAAGCTTGAAAAATGTTGAGCAAATAGGAAAAAAGCGAAATTGTCTTCTATACCTAGGCAGCTTGCCTCACTATAATTGGATTCACTCATTTAACGGATCTACGCAAtaaaagcattaaaaactGTTCGCTATGTTGCGATTGAATCAGAAATGTCTTCTTGCAAATGAGCACGTGAAATAGAAGAAGTTTTCTTATCGGACAGGGAAATGTGTTAGAAATGTGTTAGGTAACATGCAACCGTGAGAATCAGCGACAGTCGcgttattcaatttaaatacttaattttgaatatttttgttttgcggTTCTGGTAGATCAAATGGTATTACGTGAGGAATTCACAAAAACCCAGTGGTTGGTCAACAttggataattttaattttgcagaGGCCAGCCCGGTAATGCGCTTATACATTATATCGCTCATTAATGAAACTATGGCTTTACAATCTCCGTTTTTGTCGCCGATATTTTAAAGCGGAAAGATTGATAACTTTTTCTGGCCCCTGCCTAATTAATAGTTAGATTACAATCAGGTGTTTACAGTGATATTTCGGATGTCATGGCGGAGAAATGTTCTGTAAGAGAATTACCGTCAAAGTGACTTTCAAATTGGGTAccgttaaattaaaaaaccgaCAATTGCAAGAAACGCGAAGTACTGAGAAGGAACCTTGGCATTTGAAGTGGAAAATAAAGATCCAAGTTTGCGGGCTTGCCCAGGTTTTTGGAGAATTACGTAAGAAGGGAAGTTTCCGAGTTTACCATAATGAAAAAAGTGAAAGCACTTTACAGGAAGAACTTTTCTTACAGTTTATATCGACGTATTTCGAGCCGACAAAAAGATCAACGAAGGTGCCTACCACAGTTGTTGGTTAAGCCTTGAAGCCATCTACGTAACTAAACTTTGAGATCCATTGCGGATGGACGTCTCTCCTGCAGTACCATTCTTCAGTTCTCAGCCCTTCGAGttcttttctgaaaaattacactctttaatttcttaatttcgCACTTAAGACGAGGCAGAATAGtctcaaatttgaattatttgtttttctacaTGGTGATTTTCAGCGTAATGGACACTGGATAGGTACGTGTAAAGGACCtcaaaataagtggattttttccCCCCGCGTTATAGTTCTGATGTAATAGCCtcagaaaattctttaaaaaactagaaaaaactttatatttcAGCAATGTTTTAACATAgaataatcaaatttgaaaatgtatttctttTATCGACATCTTTAGTTGGCCGAAACTTGAAGTCATTGGCAGATTAAAAAGAGGTGATTTAGGGCTGAGTTAcccttaatattttatatttttttaaccctaAAATTTACCggtttttgaacaaattcaattttacatttttttaaatcttgtcAATTTTTGGAGAAACAGTGCGTTTCTGAGAAAACTGCGATTTTGTGACAGGAGTCAAAAGCGATCAAATCgaacaatatttgttttaaaatagcGAATAGACTgttctttaattgttttattgtcAGAATGCTATGGTTGTCAAATTTGACGTTACTTATTATATAACTTACACATATACATCTGttattacataattaatttcatataaacatcagtgttgttaaattttgtattgaacaaaattttaaaaaatatatatatatacagggtgtatccCGATTGACCTTACAAGAGATGTAATgaaccaaaaattttataattttattttgagattCTGAGATTAAGCCCTGTTTGTTATGAAACGAATTTGAGgtatattttaagtttttgcaGATCAAGTAGGCCTTGCCAATGACGCAAAAACCAATTTAGTCTAAATAGGCCATGAAAACAAAATGATTGACTAATTTGACGTACTGTCAGAACTGACAATGTGTAGTAGTCttagtttaaatttcaagtacttaattaaatttcaattatgttaACGTTGCAGCAGAGAATTTATATTGTTTAGTGTTACAGTTGAGGAGAAGTATCATTTAGATCAGTGGTAGAACACTTTAACGAAAGATTTTCAAACATCAATGTgcataattaagaaatttcttgCAACTGGTAGcgttcttaaatttaaaaaagagaaaaagtaTGATGAAAACAATGTCGCAACTATTATTGGTCTTAATTCAGtggaaaaacattcaaaactaTCATTAAGGAAACGTTCCACATCGTCTCAATATTAGTAAATCgtgatttcaaaaaatgtataaatccAACAATGTTAAACcattaaaaccaaaatttattCACACTCTTGAAAGAGATGACGACCGTAGATTATTGTTTTGCCTTACTATCGGAGagaaatgttttgaaaaccgaagtttttataaaaactttatattttcggacgaaataacttttaataaaaatggtgTTGTTTGTTCTCAGAATTATTGCTAGTGGTCTAAAGAAAATCCAGATCTTCAGATCAATTGCAGAAGGCAGTATTACTAAAAAGTGCATGCGTGGTATGCTATTTCATATCGTTTTGACATTGTCGGACCTTTTTTATAGAGGGACGGTTAAATCAGGGTGCATATTTACTGCTGCTTGAAAGATTCAGGGAAGAATACTTAGATGACTTACCACTAACAGAAAGAcaagcaatttattttcagcaagacGAATGTCATGCATATTTGACAGCACGCATAACTGAATGGATAAATTTAGTGTTTGAAGAGAACTGGATAGGTAGAAATGGTTCGCTCGCATGGCCTGCGAGATCACCCGAACttacaatattgtttttattataggGTTGTCTTAAagaaatggtttatttttaaccaatACCTAACAGTAGAGAAGTACTCAAAGATAGGATGAGAAATGCGGTAAACCAAATTCGTAAGGAAGAAATTCGGAAGGGCTTCGAAGAATTCAGATATCGAATAGAAAAGTAAGcagaaaatagtaaaaattatatcaaataaagtaaaataatacgTTTTGTAAATGAGTTTTTATGCGAACgcaatttatgttatttaacaAACAGGGCTTAAtcccaaaatttcaaaataaaattttaaaatttttagtccACCTTTTGTGACATCAATCGGGGAACACCCGATATAACGCGATACCAGTTCATTGTGAatattcacaaatttaatCATGGCTTAGTATAATAAAAGGTATCGTCAAAATGAACTCTTAACCaccaatttttttgaacaGCGTTaaagcacatttttttttcgatttaatagCTTAGCctctaatgtatttttttttaatgaatggcttctagaaaaattgacgataataaaaaaagtttaaaactaAACTTGTTATAAAACTAGTGTACCTTAATTGTAAATtaagttaaagttaaaaatattcatagaattttaacaataatccACCCCAAGCCATCTTTTCATGAACTGGCGCTCACTTCCAGCTTTTAACAACTAAAGAtatcaataaaagaaaaatatttttttaatttggttggTTTATGTTAGGGCACTACTGAACtacatagtttttttaaattttttaagacatctTTAGAGGTCAATACCTCAGCAACCATAGGGATGAACGAAAAAATCATGCAAAAAAATCGACTTGTTTTGAGATGCCTTGCACGAACTTGTTCTGTGTGCATTGCATTGCGAATCGCTCTGTATAGCAAtaggttttttattttacatgaaagccaattttaagcattttttatgcCTTGGCAGTCTTTAATTCGCAATCCTTCTAGCAATTTTTACCTGAATTTGATATTACCACACTTAACTTACTCCTTAACAttcataaatgaaattatcGAATTTTCTTCTCTGGACtaatagaattagaaaaaatatatattcggCATGTTTTCTGAGAAGCTGATTAGTCACAACAGTGAGCAAAAACTCACTGACTTTTAGAATCCACGCCCATATCAATCAAAAGCGAGGCCGTGATGAGTCATCACGTGTAGGCAACAGTTTAAGGTTGGAATTAAACAAAGTATAAAGTAATTTAAGTAAGTGCAATGAATTAATTGTCTCTAAAATACTGCGTAAACGTTAAAGTAGGCAATAATTGTTGCGtctgttaattattattctttggtTTTTGTTAGATTTCCGGCAAGCAACACAGTCACACGTGCTTTATCTACGCCCCAGAAATTGACTAGACTGAGGCgagatatttccaattttctaaTTGCAAATCTGAATTAGTTAATGTTAAACCCGCGAAAGGTTATGATAAGAACGATGTGACGAGTATTGAATtagaaatttcttttgaaatttcaaaaacgccCTTATTGGGAAATAAATGGGCGACAAATGTACTAAACCTCTGGTTTTTGGTTCTGTTAATCGCAGTCAAGGTTAAAATGTTTAGGTAACTTAAAGGCAGtgttcctaattttttttttgtttttacgtGATATATCAATGAAGTAAACGATACATTCCTGCAGATGAATTACAAAATTGCAGATTACAACAGATCCCAAAACcgtttgaatttcaaatagttTTGATTGAGACTTCAAGGTCCCATGATAATAAGGGAGGTCGATATGGTCTGGTTCCTTTGGTATGCGGCAACATgtttcacttaaaaatatgtGCTTTCAGTTAATATGcgagaataaaataatagaaataaaagaaatttaaatagggCTGCTTGAAGGTACCATCATTACACAAAGGACCCCGTTAAAATTATGCAGGTTAGTCCAGGTTAGTGCTTtgaattaatcattttttgttatttgagaAACGGCGGAGTTGCAAGGTTGATTAAAATAAACGAAAGTTACTGTTTTGCACAGCTTATTTAGAGTCAAGttattaatgtgctgttaACTTCAAGGGAACGTTTGCATGTAGCCCACACTTGTACTGAACAGACGCTGTGAAATGTAGATTCTATCTTTGAAAACTAGTTTGAGGTTAAAGTTAACAggacattaataatttggcccttacGAAACCCTAACAGTATTGCCACATTTTGAGCGATTCCTCGGATTGAGATATTTGGGGAAATAGTTTGCGAAACCGGCAGGGGCATAAAAAGCAGTGTGCGGAATGTTTGAGATTTCTTCATGAGGTGCGTCATACTTCTCGCAAATGATTTCCTCAAATCTCTAAGAAAATTCTCGACGTTTGGCAACGTTGCGAAAATTTTCTAAGAGCCGAATTATGAATGTGCCAGCAAATTTAACAGCAgcataaaattgttattcacTTGGAATTATCTCATGGTGGGTCTAAAGTCTTACCTTTGGTTCAGTGCGCCATTTCCAAGGAAATTACCTGTCTGTTAAACTTACCAGCATTATAACAATTTGACTACTAATTGAAATTAACTCTATAAACGGCAACTGTTGTCTAATTTATCCAACCTTATAACTCTAGCGTTTCGGAAATATATCAATAGTAAACATATggactaaaaaaatacacttaaTGCAGAGTTATTGGTAATTTGACGTATCCCTTTGGGGAGGTGATAGGGCATGAGATTAGGAATAAATTGAACTTATACTATATGCATATTTAAAAACTCACtaaattttgagtaatttatttttttttaattcggggTCATAATGATTTCAGAgtgatttttcaagaaatcctttttggatttttttactttggcTACTCGATCACTTGTCTAACGTTACGATTTTCGGTATAGAATGAAATGTATCCGGAAACATTTGCATTGTGTGAAgattttgagtaaaaatttcataaaataatcttTGAAGATTAACTATTTCAAGGTCTCGTgatcagttttcaaaaaatgttcaaggtAACATTCGTACAAATAGCTCTAAAAACCTCTCAATTTCAATAGCCATCCAATGAGGTATTACATGTTCAATAAATCATTTGcggtttcaaaaaaaaaatagtcgaAATGCTTTAGATGAACGATTCaacttaaatttgtaattggacaatttacaaaaaaatgttgtgcctttaaaactaaacacataaaaacaatacaagaaagacatttaaattgaattactGTTTATTCTCAATGTGAACACCTCTGTTCCTAATGCACCTTCGACATCTTCTTCTATTTGCCATTCTTGATACTTTTGTCGTTAATGTATTTCTCAATTTGTTAGCTGCTTTAATGATTCTCTGCCTTAGAACATCAATATTTGCTATAGCTCCAAGAATATCACTATACACTAACGCTTCTATTTGTCCCAAATGAAAAAGTCCATGGGTCTCAAGTCTGAgcttattattttatgaaactttttACTGAAAATCTTCACATATGTAAATGTTTCCAAACATATTTCATTTCGTAGGGAAGATCATAATGTTAGACAAGTGATCGAGTAGCCAAAgtgaaaaaatccaaaaaggatttttcgaaaaatcactCTGAAATCATTAAGACcgcgaattaaaaaaaaattaataactcaAAATTTAGTGAGTTTTGGACTATGCATATATAGGTTTAATTTTCTCCTTATCTCATGCCCTATCATTTCTCCAAAAGAATACATCGAATAATCagtaaccctgtatatagaacTTTCTGGTCGGAGAGGACTGGCGTTCGTCCGCTTCTTGGAGAGACCATATGGTTTGTGGTCATCAGGCAGTAAATTCATGTCAAGGTCTTCGCCCTGTTACCCGTTTAGGGGCGATAGGGAGAATTCACGAGCAATGCTCGCGGTTCCCCGACAAGAACCAGACCAGCTATAGATATTGGTTTAGCCAACCCTCTGCCACACAGCACAATTACATCACGACACCCTCACGTCCGAGTCGCCCTTCAATGGAGGATAACCGCCCGCGGAGCTGGGACTTCTCCCAGTCATTGGTGCAGCGTTGCATTGTCCGGCCCCATTGTCGACCGGTGCACCAACTAAACCTTGGATCTCCATTTCAAGAGTAGAGAGTGTCTAGCGTGCCTACCGGGAGTAGGAAATGCCTCCTGGGGTCCTGTGCTCGTCAGTCGTTTTCCAAGAAGGACTGCCATCTTAGCTAATTTTTCTTGGAAGATCCTGGGAAAAGCTCTGTTTTTTAGGGATAACTCGGATTTTCTTGGACAAAGTGGTGAATGGGATTTATTCACTGAATCCACGAAATTCGGGAAAATTAACAAGTATAGGGAAGAACCGAAATTGCGAGGTCCTGGAAGGGGTCGAACTGGAACCAGAGACGACGAATTTCGAAGATTTAGCAACTAGATGCCTCTGAAAATTCCTAAGAAACTCGGCAGGACCCCGAAACCGAATAGGGCTAAAACTGATCAGTGGAGCTAAGATTTCTTCTGGATGTTGAGGCATACTGGAAAAACGGCTTAGGGAAAAAAACATTcgacaagtcaagtgagaagtaaAGATTGCAGCACGGAGGTTCAGTAGCCCGATCGgtggtgttaaaaaaaaaaagctcTGCTGATAGATggaaaaattcgcaaaaaaataaaccgggaaaagTCAAATGAAATCGctttcgtttttcttttcgCGAATTTGATTACGAATTCAACTACCGCGTCGGGAATCGAGACAAAGACACCGAAACCTCCGATGACATCGATGTTATATCTCTCGGGACAGTTCCGGGTTGGGTCAGGATAAGTGGAGTCcgaggttttttagtgggtaggcgcagTAGGCGGATTCCACATTATTCAGCCGCCAGGACAACAGGCTGgatgtcttttgaagatttttcctcgaaaaaaaagtaatcCTGTATAGGTACTTATATTGAGTAGGTACTCTTCTGAAAtccaaaattgaattaaatttataagctATATTTGTatagattttaataaagaacgatattcttttatttgatATCAAATAATTACGATGTACCATGATaacgaaaatttacaattcaaacCATTAACCACAAACTAAATTGGCCTTCCTCGATCCTTGTGCTTGCTGTTCCAGCGAATTCAGAGAATTTCCAACTATCTAGACTCATTGATTCtataagtttttctattattttttgactaAAATTTCGTCtgataaaaacattaattttaggtaGCTAAAAGTGCGTAATTAGCAAATAACTATCAAAATGCtcaaaacacaaattaatTGTTCTCCAGCGGAACCAAATCCTTTCATTTCTGTCGCCTGTATAGTACCGACGCCGAGTACTTAAGATGTTGCGACAAGCTCCATGCggtttttctcattttagtTCTTCTCCTGTGCAGTATTACATCGACTAGAGTTTCACTATGTACCGGTTAATGGTTCCGACCTACTACGTGCTCTTTATCCTATTGTACGGTGGTACCTCCGCCGTGGAGCGACCTTACGCGACCTTCCAACCTGGAGAGTATTTCGACCCTTTCACGGAAAACACGGTGGCGGAAACTCAGGCTGTTGTAGATGTACAACCCGCATTTGCGCCAGGAAGTCTACATAGGACTTCTTCGAAACAATCTAATAGAGAGAGGAGAGTACCACTGAAGCCTGTAGCTTCAGTTTTACACCCTAATCATCAGCATAAGCAATCAGGGGTGGCTCCCCCGCCCAATGTTCTTTATGCAAATTTGAACCAACCGAGACCAAGGTCTATAGGGCACACCAGTGGTACTGCTCAACAGTTCAACCCTCAGCTATTCAACCCTATGGCATTCCTGGGAGAATTGGAGGCTTTAGCTAAGCAAGTGGATAAAATTAGGAGACCGCGTTTGGAAAGTAGGAAATTTGAGGTTCCGCAGCACCGCACTCAGTTACAGAAACCTCAGCTCACTCCGCATACTCAGCCTCACCTGGTTTTAAATCCTTTGGCTGCAATCGCGGAGAGAGCACGGAAACAGAATATAAGGAGGATCATTCCCAATAGACCTGTAACTCGAGTTAATACTCCTAAACCCCAGTTGAGTGTGCTCAATGAGAGATTTCCCTCGAGTGCTGATATAAGTGCTTTGCCTCTAACATTGCAAAAGTTCTATCCTCCTCAAGACTCAAGTAAACTTTTGAGTAGTACAAGTGCCGCGAGTGTACAACCGAGTACTGTTATAGAACCTCCGACTGCGGGTAGTAGTGATGTGCATACTCATCATCCAAACTCACATCATTCATCAAGGCATTCAGGTGAGTAGCAAATAAGAGGATgaaggataaaaaaaaatctaaatcttTCCTAGAATTGTGGATTTCAGTTATTGTCTTGAACATTGTTAACTTGCTTTATTTTCATTCAGATGCGACtattttgtcttatttttaagttttcgagggattttttttattggtagtttccaaatttgtgttcggaacgtattttttttaatattatgaaGTATTGGTACCATATAACGTGTACTTTAAAATCAAGTGGAGGTTCGGactaaaattttcatacaGAAATTTGATGATGGCTTTTTTCCCAATGGAACGTTACACCCGCTCAAGTAAAGAAGTGTTATACGaggtgtctctgaacatagtACCATAAATTCAATCAAGTATTCTAGgtccaaaatatgacgaaaactctatataaatatatactggaaacttctttgttttcaatatacagggtgcgaAAGATTGGTTtatgaagatggttttttattaatatttcggAAACGTTTAGagataaatttatgaaattttgtactttattataactttttatgctCTTCCTGAgtctctataaaaaaattgccacaATTTTTCCAGATGCGAGTAAAACAAGGGAGAAGCATTTACAAAgtacataaatttttttgtactaaattttattgactattttataaaaaagaatattaaatttaaagatttttataaaaaaaggtacttttgtTAAAAGTGGAAATCTCTAAGAGTTatcgagaaaattgaaatttaacaaatctGTGGATATTA
The sequence above is drawn from the Euwallacea similis isolate ESF13 chromosome 35, ESF131.1, whole genome shotgun sequence genome and encodes:
- the LOC136418439 gene encoding uncharacterized protein, with translation MVPTYYVLFILLYGGTSAVERPYATFQPGEYFDPFTENTVAETQAVVDVQPAFAPGSLHRTSSKQSNRERRVPLKPVASVLHPNHQHKQSGVAPPPNVLYANLNQPRPRSIGHTSGTAQQFNPQLFNPMAFLGELEALAKQVDKIRRPRLESRKFEVPQHRTQLQKPQLTPHTQPHLVLNPLAAIAERARKQNIRRIIPNRPVTRVNTPKPQLSVLNERFPSSADISALPLTLQKFYPPQDSSKLLSSTSAASVQPSTVIEPPTAGSSDVHTHHPNSHHSSRHSDSGGGHEHKKEHHKSHGGKEDKGYKENLSHYEAGYKKHEDHQDKSHREEDGNTHQKHHDEAEHYKKFQAAEKSRKSGKFGEKKGHKRGHKTKGYHNKFHRDEYHREHKYYDDFHKEGFHEKNGDKQSYYKKKKGGYKKGRSGKSGNDHDKHGKKGFSKKGRLEEEHKGFSTKGGKENHHAHHRDYHTKGGGVKGKHYGYKSGH